From the genome of Hevea brasiliensis isolate MT/VB/25A 57/8 unplaced genomic scaffold, ASM3005281v1 Scaf584, whole genome shotgun sequence:
atgtgtaaaattaataatctattcaacaatgtaatgatttaactaaatttgcatcaaattaaaataagcaaattgaaatatggcaagatttaaaatagcaagtaattaaattcgattagaaattaacaatgataaaagagGCGATTCCAGAGTTCGGGAGTTTATATTCAAGTTATTTTggaatttttaaattggttacccAATCTTAAGGAATTTacaggttttaaggagattaattcttaaatcctttgaatactctttcgagtgggacaaagagtgccttaatcaatctaatcctactttcgtggagttaaaattaatcaagacccattaagtttcttaattaatctgtaaatcctcttaatccttagtctatttatagatataagttaattaagtccaatttcatgattatctatcacaaggttttctcctttcggtgcttcaaccatggattaagaacaatacttaatgtgatcctacactaagcatgtcattgagcacacaagaaatgaataaaacttattaaaatcataaaatatggattacctaatcaaaatctataaaatatctcaaatattacatcccaactccagaatctaatgaaaactactcactatccataatatttacaagaaattctgagttaaCATCGAAATAAAACTTGAGTCTATGTTAAGAACTAAGAAATCCAATACAAGAAAAGTAGAAAATAGGGAAGAAAGGAAGGAAACTCCAAATCtggtttagaaatggagaggtgACGTTTTGCTCTGTTTTCTGACTCTTCCCCTGCTGCTGCTCCCTTttttttctcctctttcctttctaaaatgagataagggcctatttatatcttttttttttttcctgacaagtagccctaaaatggtgtgtttgaggtgtagttttcatgagggaatcttctgccagctcattatgaagactctatgaaactgcataagtggactgcataagttatgcagtcccttatgcagttttcgacaGGTTTTTGGGCCCTCtgtgtgaagctgcataagcaaggAGTAATTCTGCATAAGTCATACAGTGACTTATGCAAATTTCAGCAAGAATGGAAAAATTGCTTCTTCTCcttgtgcagaactgcacaacttatgctgTAAGTTATGCGCAACTTCTACTTTCAAACTtgcttttgacatctttggctatagaaatcactcctcattgataaaatttctttttaagtccctcaaaaacaccatttttcctacaaaacaaagtaaaattacaaattaatccaaaaattgacaatcatgaaaaactatctaaataactaataaaattggctaaaagtgactaacaattaaataaaatagctatgaaattaaacataaatgactatgcaaaatgcatgtatcaaccATATATTTTTCATTGCATGGGCTATTGTTGATTGTGAAGACGAAAGGAATTGAAACTGATTTATGAAATGTTTAAGAGTGTTTATCACTAACCAGGAAGATATATGTGTCACATCGGACAGACAAAAGGGGAGATGTTTGGAGTGAATTTAAGCTGCTGTGTGCATAAAACTTGAGAATTTCATTCACTGCCAGGCACACCATGCGATGAGGAATCGTGTCAAAAGAGGCAGTAAGACGTGATTATTAGTAGCGTCCATTTGTAAAAAGTCACACACACAGATCCATGCAAGCAGACTAGGCAGGGGAGACAAGACAGCACAGGCACCCGACATGGTGCAGGTGTAGGTTGCTACTTAGGGTAGCGTCTTGTTAGccgtaatttttaattaatttttttttacagaTTAGTCTATGAGAAAATCTTTGTGTGCCAAAACAGCAGTTGGTCGCTACCCTAGATAGGGTCCTGCTGggaggttttttttttaatttttttttcactttagtccttataaagttatttaattttttctaaaCACCTAGACGCTAGTTATAGTAGAGTCTCTCTCTCTACCAAATCATCAAATCCTATCATTTtttgataaataatttatatgtcaCCACCTTttgataatttattttttcatttactTCCTCTAAGTAATTTGCCCCACTTTCAAAACAATCCAGGAAAGAAATAAAAGGCCCAAGCCTCCTAGAGATTTGTCCACGTCTGTTGAGCAGACCTTATCATTTGTTGTTTCAGTGTATGTTTAATTTCTGAAACTTAGCAGCTACGTTGCAGGCTTCTACCGAAACCGAAGGGCCAAACAGTAGGATCTTTTAGAAAGGGACTTGCTATGTTGCCTGATGCAATTGCAACAAGGTAATACTTCTGGAACTGGAATTGCATTTCATGAAAAGCAGAATTCTTCCACTCTAATTCTAGGTCCTGATTAACTGTGGTGGTGTTGCAGGTTGACATGTTAAGTAATGCTAGTACACTTTAAATATGCAATGGCTTAAAATTTTCATAGCCTTTGCGAAAATCTAACCCCTACGGGCGGCCTCTTAATTATTTGCAATGAAGTGGCAGGCAGTTGAAGCCAGAAGGTCCAATATTGTGAGGTACCCAGCCGGACACTGATTACTAATTAAGCGAGATGGAGACGCAACTGATAGCTTAACGGTTATTTATTATTgcacatattaaaatttattaaatatatttgtttattattaaatttataattaaacttatcaataacataaaaaaaattaagtgatATATTTATGTAATATTGATAAGTTTTATtgcaaatttaataataaataaatatatttaataaattttaataaatataatattacactcgttaaaaaaagaaaaaaaagaaaacctAGTTACCAGTCACAGGCTCACAGCTTCACAGAGCCGCAACTGTGTCTGATTGTATTGTTGGCGGCCCTCAAATGCAACACCTTAAACCCTAGTGGAGCACAGCATTCGGCAATAGGCTGCCAATAATCAAGCTCTAGAGTCTAGCCTTGGTGAATTACCCAGAGGGCCAGCTGTCTAGAACTTTGAAACTCCTCCGCCTGTCATTACTTTACTGtttatcagagaaaaaaaaaaaaaaaggttcataAAGCAATTCTAGTGTAGGGCCAAAAATCTGGAAGACGCACCTTCGTGGGGAAATAAAAGGCAATCTCAAGTTTTGACTGGTGGAAAAATGAAAAACTAGACATGATGATGGAAGCACACAGCTGGGATAGAAGGAAAAGGATTTGGTCCAAGGAACAAACATGGCGAGGCCAGTGGAGAAGGTGGAAAAAGTTCAATGGGAGTAACTACAGGTTGAAACACGAGTAGTGGGATAGAGTCCAAAAAGTCTTTGGAGCAAGGGAAAGTCCTATGATGGCCAATCCAAGCAACAACATGGTAGGGGCGGCGGGAGacatttacttttctttttccctCGTTTGTTTTAATTCCAACTCCTTTCTAGCGTTTGTCCATATCTTTAGCTCTAAGCAAGATTTCTTGTTCCCCTTCACCTTAAAGAAACATGGAGCTGATGGAGCATACATATATATGCGCTTTTTTTGTTTTTGACACGTGAGGGCGACTTGTTGAATAAAGAGGAAATGGAGAATGCATCCATGCTATTTTGCTTTCTGTCTCGTCTCTTTTCCTTGTGTTCCCAAATTCTACAGTGTCAGTGTAAGGATTTCTCATCTTGTTCCCTACAGTTTTAAGACCATGTAATGCAAGAATCTGAATTTGATAATTAGCAGGACAACGGTTCTCAACCCTTCTCAACATTTATAGTTATGAAAAATTCTTCCCTAAGATAAACCAATATTTCCAAAACAAATTGAAATAACTAAAAGCTGGAATCTTACtgattatatacatatataatttttttcaaataagGGACAATGAAATGTGATGTTTCATGTTTTTCTTGCATGTTGAAGCATATATATCCCATTAATTAATCTATCATATGCGTGTGTGGATATATACAATGTCACAAAGGGCTTGTCACTGTATGGAACAACATAAAGCCTCACCAGTCACCACTACCAATACAATACCCTTAATTATGAAACTGTATCCAAGGCCCTTCATGCGCACCACGATAATCTAAtccattgaacattgaaatcagatTTTCTGTTCACTGTTAACTTCAATGCTGTTTAGAAGGGGCCCCGACTTCCAATGCCTTACTGTGTCTTACTTGTCTACATTCATCTTTTCAAGCCCATTGCTCCTAGACACCAATGACAATATTTCTACTTCTTACGTAGAAAAATATATTATCAGGAGATGCAGCGCTTTACTATTTGTGGGCATTTTACAACAATAATTGATGTAAAAGACATTAGTAACATGGAAATAGCCACTGTATTTGCCACATGAACCGCATTGAATCCAAGCTCGAATTAGAATCATGACAACCTAATTCGATCCTACTCTACACGTGTAGATGTCGGGCCAATGAGTTACATCAAGGCAAAGCATGGCCCCACTTGATTCTCATACCAGGATTGATCACACTTGTATTTATAAAATGGAACGTAATGTGGCGGCTTCTGTGTATTTCTCATCTCAAATATGGGTAGAGGAGGCTCTACTAGTTCTTCATCCTCGCTTGAAAGCAGCAATTACCCAGCTCTTACAAGTAGGTCGTCTTCTCTCTATCAGCAAAATCGTGACCTTAGCACAGATCTTAGGCTTGGACTTAGCATTTCAACTTCTCAACAAGGCAATCCTTCTATACCAAGGTACATAATTATATTGAACACCCATTTGAAGAATTCATGTATTTCTGGTTGTAGATTACTTATTTTTTTGGCGGATTAATCCAATGTTAGTGAGTCCGATTGGCCACCTATCAAGCCTATTCTAAAGAAGGCATTAGCAGCAGAAGAAAATGAGTGCGATAGTGCTACCTTCTTTGTCAAGGTTTACATGGAAGGCATTCCAATTGGCAGAAAACTGGACCTATTAGCCCATGATGGTTACCATGACTTGATAAGGACTCTTAATCATATGTTCAACACTAGCATTCTCTGTTAAGTAACTTCCTTCTTGTGATTCTTTTTAGTCCTGTGTAGAATTATTGTAGTAACAAGCTGTGCATTATTTGATCCAAAGCAGGGGCTGAAATGGATGGAGATGAACATTCAGAGCAGAACCATGTGTTAACATATGAAGACAAAGAAGGAGATTGGTTGATAGTTGGGGACGTACCATGGGagtaagtttcacatttttactTGGATTACTTTATCTAATTTTATCACCTCGTTTAATTATGCATGATAAATGGATTATTTGTTTCCCATAATTTTGTTTTGTCTGATAGGATGTTCTTATCCTCTGTGAGGAGATTGAAGATCACAAGGGCAGATATCTAATGCTTTTGGTTCATCCTTTATTATGAACTCGGTTTCTTTCTCAGCTGGGGATCATTGGAAATAAATAGCTAGGAGTAGTGCAAATGTTTGAGAATGACATGTGTACATTCCTAGAAAGTTTAAACTGCTTTCGCTAACCCGGACATTCATCGATAAGGCCATCCCTGCAGACAAGATCGTTGGGGTTTCTCCATCAACAAGCACCCCCTTTAATTTAGTGGGTTCTCTTGGGCTTTTCATCTGCATGGCAAATCAGGCTTGCCCCGGAATGTACTCTTGATAGAGCAGCTATAGGCATCATCACTCTGCTGCCGGACTTCTGGCTCCTAATGTGGACTTAATCACCAAGGTGTGGATTTGAGCTAGGATATTGGCGGTGACTGTGTTATTCTCTATTTGGGTTTACAATGCTAAGAAAATGTTGAATTGTTTGGGTTTACTACATGgggaaaatgttaagaaaatgtggaataattttcattaatacatggagtctttttttttttgttttaattttattagtgATTTGGAATTTGTTATTTTATATCTTAATTTAGGGTGTATTTATAGAGAGTTCAAACTCATATAAAAATGAATATATTCGCctttagattgaatttttatatataaattcatgtattatatatatatattaattaattttgtatatatCTCGATACAAATATTCAATTCTAATATGAGTTTGAGATATTAAATGTACCCCCATAATTTATTGAACATGCTAGGAGTTTCCATACATTTATGGAGTCTAAATGCTGGCAGTGTTCTGGGCTTCAAAGGCATTAATTCTTGATTAGCAACACGATGAGCACAAATTAATTTTAGTTGAAATATCGAATTAAATTcatctaattttatttatttatttatttattattatttaattcaattttaattattatttaaaaattaattttatattcgatttgattaattcaataaaaaataactAACCGAAGCGAATCAATATTTCCCTATATGATTACCGTTTTATCTAGCTATAAAAGGCAAATTTCCCCTttataatttctttcattttcattttctcttcttttttttttttttctctatttctcATATTCTGATTCTTTCATCCTTAGAATTTCAATTCTCATGTATCCTTGCCATCGATCATTTACTCGGTTTTGCCTTAAATCTCTGGTTTTCCCTCCTCTTGTTTTGCTATTGACTCCTCCTTTCTCGTATCTCATTCTTGATTCTTAACAAGTTGCAACTTCGCTGCTTCTCAAATGTCGCAGATCACAGCTTCACTCTTATTCGCATGTTGCACCTCCTCCAGGATGGACCTCTATTCCCACTTTCCTCAGAAGGAGTAATTATACTCTCTACTCTTTGTGCATCGATTCAGAATTGCCATAGAAGTAGAACGATCCCTCTTTCCTGTATTGACCCAGAGTTTTCATTTTTACGTATTTTTGTGATTATTCCTAATTAATTGAAGATATGAGTTATATATTTATTACGAACATTAAATTGTTAGATATGCGACAATTCCTCATAGGAGCCACAGACTAGAGAGATTTGAGATTCAATTTGTGCTTTggatttgaaattttgaattc
Proteins encoded in this window:
- the LOC131177563 gene encoding auxin-responsive protein IAA30-like, whose amino-acid sequence is MGRGGSTSSSSSLESSNYPALTSRSSSLYQQNRDLSTDLRLGLSISTSQQGNPSIPSESDWPPIKPILKKALAAEENECDSATFFVKVYMEGIPIGRKLDLLAHDGYHDLIRTLNHMFNTSILWAEMDGDEHSEQNHVLTYEDKEGDWLIVGDVPWEMFLSSVRRLKITRADI